The DNA sequence TTCTGGATGCTAGAAGCTTGGATGAAGGAGACATAAGGTTGGTGGCTTGAGTGGAACAAGTGGGAATTTGCTGACGAAAACTATGGGTTTGTCAAAACTGGTTCCTGACTTCTAGCCCTTAATCAAGATCACAATTGATGGTGTGTGATATGACTTGCATGCTTGACTAATAGAGGGCCATCCAAATAGATGGTAGTCTACGTTGTTGGTCCTGATTGACTCTTAGTGAAGAGTATGACCTCACAGCAAACTAAGCTCTATCTCCTTTTATGGGTTTCATAAGCCTTTTTCACTTGACTGCTATCTTTTCTATTTGCCTCCTCCATGTCCTTTTAGGTCTTACCCTACCCTTTTTGTTCAAGTGTCCGTCTTCTAATTATATGTCAGCCTTGGTGTACTTGGAGGTCTTCATTGCATGTGCCAGACCACCTCAAATGACTGTTTTCATTTTATCCTCAATTGGGGCCAAGCCACCTTTTCTCATATAAATTCATTTCCGATTGTCTTTTCTCTAGTGCTCATGCGTCCAACTAgacattttcattcttttgtgCTAGCATTGACATTTGTTGGTCACATAGAGCACCGGATGCACTTTGATCCATTTTTCTTTAACTTagcaaagaaaatagaagatcGAAAccatttttttgggggtttgaTTTGGGTTGGCTACCATAAACAACATTTAACTCCGAGTTCATTGACCTCAGATCTATTTTCATACAGTTTATattgtttcttgaaaatattGTTCTTCTTCAAATATGGTGTCATGACTAGTTTAGCATCAGAACTTTCTTGTCTTTCCTTAGCATAGTTTTTGTACTAAACTTATCATTTAAGTCCACCGGTgctgctttttttttggtatttgttttttggtcagagCTTTTTTGGTATCAGCTGCCTTTAAAATCATACACTGTTGATTCAtaaccttattttcataatatatatgaTTTTGTTGCTCGAACTTTATTCTTCTCATTTCAGATGTTCATGTTTCAGTGATTCTGTTTCATCTTTAGTGTAGTTAATGTAGTTTTGTCTCAGATGTTTTTCATTGCCATTTATGTGTACGCTTAGGATTTTGCAGGACTTTCTACCTCTTCAATTGTAGATATTTCTTCTTGTCCATCCTTCGCCTGTAGATCTTTGAATCACACGGTTGCTTCAAATAATCaagtgagagagaggagagttagagataTTTCTTGTGTAGTTGGTCAGACTGGTGAAACAACTCCTGACCTTCTCCACCGGAGTTTTTGGGTTCGTTATATTAATGGCATGAAGCTTAAATAAGTGCCTTAAGTGTAGATATTTCTTCCTGGCCATCCTATATTTGAATGCCATATAATATGAGCAAAGCTGCTTCTTCATATACTAAGTCCTGAGAAAGTTCTTTTCTATGATACAAATTAAGTGCTTATAACTTTCTAGGACTCTTCACTGTTTAACTCCTCAGCCTTCTATAGCTAGATAAACATGGTTGCCTCAAATAATCAATGTGGACCTGCATGATCCTTCTGAACCAAAATGCAAACTTTCACTTCAAAGTTTCCCTCCATTTGAAGTTAATATACATTCAAAAATTTTCTGACTGTAATACGGTCTTAACTGATAATTTTCTTGTGTAGTTGATCAGACTGGTGAATAATGGGCATAGGGAGGATGGAGTCAAGGTTCCACATGCAGTTTTAACACATGCGATGGAACTTAAACCTTACATTGAGGAGCCACTGTCAAGTGTTGCAAAGTCAATGAGTCTTGTATCTCTTGATCTCCGCCCTCGAATAAGACAtgatttctttttatcaaacaggGGTGCTGTTGACGAGTACTGGCAAACTCTAGAATATTGTTATGCTGCTACAGATCCAAGGGCAGCTATTCACGCATTTCCTGGATCTTCTGTTCATGAagtacactctctctctctctctctctctctctctctcgatctcgatctcgatcagACTTAAGCTCTTGCAAAAGAAATGGAATGCAATGTTATTTTGGgtgttttcccttttcaatGGTCCTTACTATAGACTAGCTTTTCATAGCAGCTTGTGTTTGTAAGCTACTGGATTCTAGGACATTAAGCATCTCTCAAATGTCAATACTATAGCATGGGAGAGTGATCTGGTATGGGATACTTAAATTTTGCAGGTCTTCTTTTTCCGTTCATGGGCCTCCGTTCGGGTTATGACGGCTGAGCAACGTGCTGAACTTCGCAAGCGCATTATGACGGATGCCAATGAGAAACTTCCATACCATGAATGTGAGAAGATCGCAAAGGATCTCAATCTTACCTTAGAACAGGTGATTATCCCGTCTGTTTGAAGCTGATTGCCTGTATTAACCATCAACTTTATAGCTTGCGCCACTTATTTTATTTGCCTATTTGTATGCACACTGgtctatttttctttccaatttgtCCTGACACGCTTAACACATGAACATCTCTCCGTttcaattgaacctcaatgGAAAAGTTTCTTTCATATAATCTGCATCATAGTTTGTCCCTCTCATCAGGTGCTTCGAGTTTATTATGATAGGCGCCAAAAGCGTCTTAATACATTTCATGGCGTTCAAAATGTTTCCCGCAAACGAAAGAGATCTTCGGAAGAGGTGCTGTCAGAGCATGATGGAATTGGTGTAGTGACCGAACTTGGCCATGGTAACAATGATCTACTATCCGACAGTGCTGAGCAGTTTATTGAAGAGCAGGTTAAATTCTTACCTTCATTAGACAAGCCCGAATCTCAATGTCAAGATGCTGAACTCGATAATTGCTTGGAAGAGCCTGGACCAAACGAAGGAGACGAAGGGTGCTCGTCTAGAACTGGCCGGCATGAGCCTACAGGGACGAGAACAGCACGGCAAAGAAGGTCCTTGTGGTCAGATGAAGCAGATAGGTAAGTGGGTACAGAAGAAAGGCTAAGGATCGTTGGTAGGTTACCACCGCAATCTGTAGTTGACTGTGCGGAAAGCACTGGTTCTTTGTAGAATTGCTTGACTAATTTCCCTACCAGCTGTCAATTATTTTGTGGCAGCTTATGGGAGTGCCCCAGTGACTTTTATTTTCAGACAGTAGTATATAAAATAACTCTTCAAACTGGTCCTATTGAAACTGGGTTTATAGAGACAGTAGTTGCGCCATTTGTTGCATACATCCAGAGGATAACTCAAGTCTGAGtgttgaattatttattttgagtaCTTGAGGAAGTGGCTTGGCAAATATAGTAAGTAAAGTTTTGTCAAGTTCATATATGGACAATCTTGAACTTTGCCTTTTCCATAAGTTTTTATGGGTGGCATTAGGGATTGGCAGCCGTTAATCGAATTGGTAGCGTTGTAATGTTCTCTTCATATTCaatacttgttttttttctgttaaatcCTGACaatgttcttcaattttttcttttcaccatTTTGAATTCACTAGCGTATCTCTTCAGGCAATTGGTCATCCTATATGCAAGAAACCGAGCATTTGTTGGGGCAAAGTTTCACAGGACGGATTGGGCTTCTCTTCCTGACCTTCCTGCACCGCCAAGTGCCTGTGGCAAAAGAATGGCATCTCTCAACAAAAGTGATGCTTTTAGGAAATCTTTAATGAGGCTTTGTAACTTGCTTGGTGAACGATATACCAAGGAGCTGCAGAAGAATCAAGAAAAGCAATTCAATTGTGGTGATGATGGACAACTTGTGCGAGGTACAGCTGAGCATGGTTGCAGTGCTGGTTTCTCTACCATATCTCAAATCACTGAGCATGATGCTTTTGAGGAAGATCGATGGGATGACTTTAGTGTTGAACCCATCAAGACAGTGCTTGAGGAGGTTCTCCAGTGCAAGAGGATGAATAAGTTGGAGGTCTCTAAAAGAGTTGGATCTAGCACTAAGGAATGGTCTAATCTAAATATTGGTGCCCAGCATGTAAGTTGTAGCTTCTTTGCTCATGTGTCGTATTTCTTCtcttagagaaagaaaaatgggTTGAGATTGTTTCCAGTTGCGTCGCAAACTTTGGGTAACATTTACCTGTGTGTTACACTTGTTCCATCATTCATAGATTCCTGTACTTGCTTCAGTTTAGTTTGCTTCTCTTATAGGATTTGGTCCTCCTCAGTAACGTCCTTTCTGGTGCATAAGCAATTGTTCCATGGTAGTTTTTGTGCTGTCAGGTGATTTGTTTGCTATACTTCGGGATGATTTGTTTTACTTGCAGGATTCCCAAGTTTTGGGATATGTTTCTTCTGCTAATACCCGCAAGGATATCCAGGAGAATACTGGTGGCCAGACTAAGGGTTCTCTCCGTAGATCTAAGTCCAGCTGCCGTCGTCTTCAACGGAAATTTATCAGGCTTTGGAATGATGGAGGGCATGTCAGTGGACATATCTGTGAATCATTGGCTGTTTCGAATGCCGTAGAGCTGTTCAAGCTTGTCTTTTTGAACTCCTCAACAGCATCCGAAGTGCCAAGTCTCTTGGCAGAATCTCTACGGCGATATTCCCAACATGATCTTTTTTCAGCCTTTAGTTATCtcagagagaaaaaaattctgGTAGATCATTCTTAATAATTCCTCATTATAGGCGACATCATTTCATTAAGTTTACTTTTCATACGTTGATTTTCTTGACATGGTTCTAGTTGTTAAAATGTCACTAATAACATTGGATTACTTAGTTGCTCTCACTGAATATCTGCATGGTGCCATCTATGGACCCTTCACACATTGACTTGGTCTCGGAGATTATTCGTAAACTGTAAAAATTTGCATAGCATGGTTCTGCCTCATCTGGATATTACTTTTTCTGAATCTACAATGGATATGCTTTCCAGTTGTGTAATGAGATTGAAGGCATCGATCAGTCATGTGCCTCAATTTTGGCATAGGAATCTAGGAACTCAATTGTAGCTCCATTGGTCGAGTAACTTCACTTGTATCTGCTATTATGGGCTAGCTTCATTCCCAGCACTAGGCACTGATCTGATGGAATCTTTCGGAATTTTGTTTATGTTGGCTATTCCAGACTATTTAATATCAGTTAACACATCAAATGAATTAAGAAACTGCAGCTGGATCACCATGGTGCCCATGCTTAATTCTTTTAACTTGTCAAGCATCAATCAACCAAAATTCTGCTCTGACTTCTAGCACAGATTGCGCTTGAGGAGGCCATAAGCATTATTTTGATGCTTCAAAGTTCTGGTGCaataatcttgaaccaaaagTTTTATGCAGCACATTCATGTGAATTTGCATCCTCTTCTAAGCTTCTGGAGTAACTAGATACTGTTGTAACACTCTCGCGGGTCATCAAATAGTCCCTTCcctctttcttccttctacTGCATCCCATCTTAAAGAACTTATAATGATACCCAAAGTGCTTTCTGATGGAAATTGGGTCAACTATGTTATGGTTGCATCAAGGCCAGTTATAGATTAGAGATTCTCTTCATCTTTGGAAAGGAGCTTCTATGTTGGATGTTGCCACAGTGTTTATATTTTTGTCTAGTTAAGTATGATTTGTTGTCTTAGGGTATATCTGGATGACTATTCTatcacttttttcctttccctttccttGTAGCTTTTCAATTGGATTTCTATATGATGTGAATGCCTGAAACCTTGTAAAGCATAAAAATGTTGAGATAGAGTCTATTAGAATTGCGAATGCCCGAAACCTTGTAAAGCATAAAAATGTTGAGGTATAGAGTCTGTTAGAATTgttaaaactcaagatttgtTTGTCTACAAGTAAAGTTCAATTTATTTGTTTTCACATTTTCAGAACTCTGGAGGCAATGCAAAACGCAACTCTTTTAATGCCCTGAGAATAGACCCTtaccttttccttcttttggcaGATTGGGGGTAGTGGAAGTCAACCATTCACACTTTCTCAGAATTTTTTGCATGACATTTCAAAGTCTATGTTTCCATCCAACACTGGAAAGAGGGTTGCTAAATTTTCAAAGTGGCTTGATGAAAGGGAAAACGATCTTGATAACGAAAAGGTTGTTCCTACGGATGTTTTGCAATGTGGGGATACTATCTACCTGTTTGCTTTAGTATCTTCAGGtgaattttctctctttccctctatgCCAGAGGAAGGTGTTGGAGAAGCTGAAGAGTCGAGAAATTTGAAACGTAGAGCTGATGATAATGAATCTTATGGTGGAAGTAAATATAAGAAACTGAAGTCTACATCAGAATGTGAGGTTGTTTCCCGCAGGGAAAAAGGGTTTCCTGGTATTATTGTGTCTATACAACGCGCTACAATGTCAAAGGCTAGCTCTCTGGAGCTGTTCAAGGATGCAGAACTTCGTGCTGGGCACCTGAGTATCCAAAGTAATGATGCTCCATGCTCTATGTTGCTTCAGACAGAGAGCAATTCATCTGGTTCTGATTGTGCAAAGAAAATAGTCACTTCGGCCAACACTACCAGCATTTCAGGGCTTTCTAATGGATCAATCTGGGATTCTATGACAAGATATGCAAACGAAGTTAATTTTTCCCATACTGCTCTCGAGCAGGGAAGTGTCGTTAATCCTAATGTCTTCAGAGTTATGTATAGTGCAATTCAAAGAGCTGGTGATCAAGGACTGAGCATGCGAGAAATTTCAGATGTTGTAGACATGCCTGGTAtgtttgttttcttgttctCGTTTTGATAATTATCCTTAAAACACTATTTGGTGAAATATTCTGTAATCTCCTATTGTTTTACTTCATTTTCTGTTCCTCCTCAGGGCTAAATATGCCGGAACTTCTTGTTGAAGTGCTGCAGTTGTTTGGCTTGGCATTAAAGGTTTGTTTTACTGTTTTAAAGCAAATCTGGGACCGTGTATTTCCTTTCAAGAGTTTCTTTAGGCTGTCAATTTTTCAGCAGCAATGTGGCCGGAATTGGTGATCTTTCCTTTGTGTATCTCTTCCTTGGCATCTCCTTCTAATATCGTGTCTGATAATATTTGGCTGACAATGGTAGCAGAGTTGACCAGAGATGAATTTTGCTGATCTGCTGAGTTACATTTTGGCTGCACATGGGTATTCATTTCATAAGTGAACAATCACGTGGGATCTTATTGGGTTGGAAATAGTTAGTCGCAATTTACGCAATAAATGCTTTTTCTCTAGGAGACTGGAAGAACCTTGATTTAGAAATAAAAGCTGCAGCCTAAGAAATTGAAGCTGGCGTTCACCCTGTCACAATTGTTGAAATGGATTGCAAACTATGCACTTCTGATATTCTAATGCTTTTGAACAGGTCAATTCTTTTGACTCTGTCCGTGTTGTTAACTCTCTGTTTCgttccaaatattttttgacGTCAATTGCTGGTTCCGGTCGAGACCTAAAAGAACTATCGTCAACGGAGTCATTGATGAAGATCGGAGAAGATCACCTCATTTGTCATCCCAGGAATGATGATCTGGGTGGTGCTAATTCCGAGAGAGAAACAATCACCAATGTTGATCAAATGCATAAAGTTACCATCCTTAATCTTCCTGAAGAAATTGACGTATCTGCAGATGAGGTTCAACATAGTAATGCATTTGAAGGGCCTATGGAAGGAGAAGTCAATCTGTCAAGAGGCACTCTTGAGATTGAATGCTCCAACTTTTCGTCTGGCAGGTTATGTATGCCCATTTTGCCTTGGATTAATGGAGATGGAACTGTCAACAGGCTTGTGTACAGGGCACTCATACGCCGCGTCCTTGGTATTGTGATGTTAAATCCTGGGATATTGGAGGTACAAGCTCTCTTGCCTTAGTTACTGCATTTCTTTTTACTTCAGTCTGCCATTTATTGCGACGATCCATCTATTGTAACATCAGCACACTATTAGTGATGATTTAAGTATTAGCTGTTGCCATGTAAGTCTATTTGCTGTCAAGAGTGAAGCGACCAACTTAATCATAGTactatatcattttttttacccTTGTAGTTCTAGTGACAAGTTTGTTTTTGGCTTGAAGTTTAGTTGGCAGCTTGTAAGGCAACCCTTATATGAAGTTTGTTCTTGAGACTTTTATCTTCTCTCTGCAGGATGAGATAATTGGCCGATTGGATGTTCTAAACCCTCAGGTATGCACTGATATACATTCAAATTAGCCCACAATAAATGCGGAGGTACCTTTTCTGTCTGATGAACCTGTATGGAAAAAGAATATATTGTGTGGTTTTTGAATGATAATTGGCCCCCTCCAAATTTTGAGAACAATAACTAAAGTTCAATTAAGAGTCGGTAAAAAGAGATTACAATTTCAACTAGTCTGTCAGTATTTTCATGGAATGAGATGTTCATATGACAAATTTGCGAACCATGTAATTAGGAATTGCTGCTTCAGCATTTGTGGGTTATTGCATGCATGGATGCAATTTTGTGTGGTCAATGGTCTGTGAGACTATGGTTGACCTTCACTTGTAAATGACGTTGGGCTATTATTCTATGGTAATGTTATCATCTAGAAAACTGTAAGTGCATCTCCTTAGCAGACTCTTTCATGGACTGTAGTTGGGTTGCCTACAGTCAAAACTATTGATGCGATATGAGTTGAAGGTGAGTGATCACATGCATGCTTCATTTCTTAATTGGAGAGATTTCCTGTAACTTATGTCCTTGGGAAGGCATCCGCCTGATTTAAGAAAAACATCTGGTGCACCTATTGCCATGTTGAGATTTGCAACTGATGATGTTTTTGTAGCTATTATTGTTCTTGCTTGTACGAAAGTAATTCTTTGCAATCTTTCTGCAGAGCTGTAGAAAATTGTTAGAGCTGATGGTTCTGGATAAACACCTCAATGTCAGGAAGATGCATCAAACTCAAGGCTCTGAGCCTCCTCATGTAATGAAGTCTCTTCTTGGTGGCCATTTCAGAGAATCGAAGTTCATCTGCCGTGAGCATTTCTTTGCTAATCCAATGAGCGCGTCACTATTATAATGATGTTGTACTCTGTTGTATCCATGTAGCTGCATCTGctaaagagaaaaggaacaagaTTTAACTGTGGACTCCATGCAAATGCCTTGCGAGTGTTTACCATcttatttccttctctttttgactTATGTAGATCTTGCACGTGTGTGTAGCAGTGTAGCTATGTATACTAACGTTCTCTATCTCCGGCAGAGAAACCTTAGTTTTGCTAAGCTGTCTATCGTGATGATGGCTTTCAAGCATGTTATATCTATTTGTTAAGATTGATGTCGATGTTAGCATAGCAAGTACATATCCATCCTTGCCCTTTATTTGTTGCATGTTCTTAGTTGATCAGCAGCTATACAATTTCGCGTTAGACCGTGCGTATGCCAACAGAACTTGGATCAGTCCCCAAGCTAAGTGGTCTCTCAGCTTGAGCatgttttttttcctggttCAACTTCAGAGTTGTAAGCTTCGGATGATTGGGCTTTGCTCACTATTAACAAATTGCGGCAACGGTCTCCCATTTATGTTCTTATGTCGAATCTGATGGGTTGTATTCTAATCTGAGTTAgaacaatcacataaataatagaaaaatatatgaagtaCGGTTTACTCGGGTTCACTTTAGAATAGAGTTTTGTTCTGCAAAGAGATTTTATTATGATTTAGATTTACAGCCGCATAACTCGTTATAATGATTTCTCATACGAGCACAATATATATGATCTAAAAATGGATTCAAAACCTAAGCCTATTCAAATCCCTTTGATTTCATAATAAACGGGTCAATTTAAACACAAGTCTAAATTCGTTGTTGTTTCGAGGGCACTGTCCTCGAATTCCCGCCCGCTCATCGGCAAACGGGATTCCAGCTCGTTGACCGAG is a window from the Rhodamnia argentea isolate NSW1041297 chromosome 8, ASM2092103v1, whole genome shotgun sequence genome containing:
- the LOC115737876 gene encoding uncharacterized protein LOC115737876 isoform X4, encoding MYPDATATKSEAMRANGFVLAKMVRAKLLHCFLWDYLHAAPDCGHDFLPTSTSDANNPHSSCRLFSLEEAIKAIPLELFLQVAGSTQKFDDMINKCKRGFCLTDLPPEEYRVLMDTQATGRLSVIIDILQRLKLIRLVNNGHREDGVKVPHAVLTHAMELKPYIEEPLSSVAKSMSLVSLDLRPRIRHDFFLSNRGAVDEYWQTLEYCYAATDPRAAIHAFPGSSVHEVFFFRSWASVRVMTAEQRAELRKRIMTDANEKLPYHECEKIAKDLNLTLEQVLRVYYDRRQKRLNTFHGVQNVSRKRKRSSEEVLSEHDGIGVVTELGHGNNDLLSDSAEQFIEEQVKFLPSLDKPESQCQDAELDNCLEEPGPNEGDEGCSSRTGRHEPTGTRTARQRRSLWSDEADRQLVILYARNRAFVGAKFHRTDWASLPDLPAPPSACGKRMASLNKSDAFRKSLMRLCNLLGERYTKELQKNQEKQFNCGDDGQLVRGTAEHGCSAGFSTISQITEHDAFEEDRWDDFSVEPIKTVLEEVLQCKRMNKLEVSKRVGSSTKEWSNLNIGAQHDSQVLGYVSSANTRKDIQENTGGQTKGSLRRSKSSCRRLQRKFIRLWNDGGHVSGHICESLAVSNAVELFKLVFLNSSTASEVPSLLAESLRRYSQHDLFSAFSYLREKKILIGGSGSQPFTLSQNFLHDISKSMFPSNTGKRVAKFSKWLDERENDLDNEKVVPTDVLQCGDTIYLFALVSSGEFSLFPSMPEEGVGEAEESRNLKRRADDNESYGGSKYKKLKSTSECEVVSRREKGFPGIIVSIQRATMSKASSLELFKDAELRAGHLSIQSNDAPCSMLLQTESNSSGSDCAKKIVTSANTTSISGLSNGSIWDSMTRYANEVNFSHTALEQGSVVNPNVFRVMYSAIQRAGDQGLSMREISDVVDMPGLNMPELLVEVLQLFGLALKVNSFDSVRVVNSLFRSKYFLTSIAGSGRDLKELSSTESLMKIGEDHLICHPRNDDLGGANSERETITNVDQMHKVTILNLPEEIDVSADEVQHSNAFEGPMEGEVNLSRGTLEIECSNFSSGRLCMPILPWINGDGTVNRLVYRALIRRVLGIVMLNPGILEDEIIGRLDVLNPQSCRKLLELMVLDKHLNVRKMHQTQGSEPPHVMKSLLGGHFRESKFICREHFFANPMSASLL